A region of the Sphingobium sp. HWE2-09 genome:
TCTCGCCGCGCCAGCCGCTGACCTGCGCCAGGCCAGTGATGCCGGGCTTGATCTTGTGCCGCACCGCATAGCGACGGATGATCGGGCGAAAGGCGTCATCCAGCGCGACCGGATGCGGCCGCGGCCCGACCACCGACATGGTCCCCAACGCCACGTTGATGAACTGCGGCAGCTCGTCGATCGACGTCCGCCGCAAGACGGCGCCCACGCGCGTCACGCGATCGTCGCCCCGCCGCGCCTGGACGAAGCCCTCATCCTGCGCCACGCGCATCGACCGGAATTTCCAGATACGAAAGGGCCGACCGTCCAGCCCATAGCGGGTCTGGGAAAAGAAGACCGGGCCGCGCGTATCGATCTTGATCGCGATCGCGGCCAGCAACGCGATCGGCAGGATCAGCGGCAGGGCGATCAGCGTCAGGACCATATCCTCGGCCCGCTTGATCAGCCGGGAATAGCCTTCGAACGGCGATTCCACGATGCTGACGACCGGCTGGCCATAGACATCGTCCCACCGCGCGCCGACCAGATCCAGCCGGAAGAGCGGCGGACAATAATAGAGCGATGCCGTGGTGTCGCCGAACCGGTCCAGGATCGCCTTGATCCGCTGCTCCGCCGCCATCGGCAGCGTTACATAGATGCGGCTGACCGCACCCGATCGCGCCAGTTCATACAGCCGGTCGACGGACCCGTGAAAATCATGGCCGGGCAGGGCGACGGTGCGATCGTTCGTCGGGCGGCGATCGTCGAACACGCCCATCGACCGGATGCCCATCCAGCGCTGCCGCGCGAACACATCGCCCAGCCGCCGCGCGGTTTCGGTCGCCCCGATAAACGCGGCGCTGCGCTGGTCATGGCCCACGCTGCGCCACACCCGCAGGGCCAGACGCACGCCGATGCGAAATAGAATGATGGCGATCAGCGATCCGCCATACCATAAGGCCGCGGCGGGCGCCCATGACGCCGTCCGCGCCATCGGCAAATCGCCCAGCATCGCGAACAACAGCATCACGCCCAGGAAGCTGATCGTCCAATGCGCCGTCAGATCGGCCAATTCATGGCGCAGGCGCACGATCCGCCACGACCGGCTGAGGTGAAAGAAGGACGCCGTCAGTTCCAGCACCGCGACGCACAGCAGCGCATCGATGATCGCCGATCGCATCGACAAAGGCCCGGCCGTCAAAGCCATGCAGAGCAGGATCAGCGCGGTATCGATCAACCGGCACAGGCGCACGAACAGCGCACCGAACTGCTGGAATCGCCCGTTCATCCTGAAATCGGCATCCCATTGGGAAATCGACATACCCTGACGCTCCCATCACAAGTTAATATCGAAATAAATGATGTAAAATACGAAAAACTATAATATAGAAAATTGCATTTTCCGTATTAATTGCGATCATTCTCCGAATCACTTGTCAATCAAACCAAAGAAAACGACACGTCGATAGATGAGTTAACCAAGTTAATATTAGGTGTGCCAATTTGCGACAGGCGCAATATCGCGGATTGCGAAGCGATGACGCAGTTATATTATTTTACGTATCTCCGTTATTTCGATTCGGTCCGGTCAGCGGATCAGTCGTCCTGTGCGGACCATGTAAAAGAGGGGGCGGTCACGCCGATGCTGTGCATATTGGGTCATCACCGGGCCGATCCGGCGGCTGCCTGGAATGACGGCATCGGCTTTTCCCGTTGCCTGGGCTGCAACGCGTCGCTGGTGCAGCGGCCCGGCGCAGGCTGGACCCGGGTGCCGCGCGGCTATGCCGTAGTCTGGCGTCCCGTTGCTGATCGCCCGGCCCTAGGGAGCCAGGCAACGCCCACGTCGCTCGCCCGGCTCTCGCTAGGTGCGCGTCGCATCGGCGCAGCCGCAACACGGGCGTTGGACAGGGGGCAGCCGCCCGTCGAACCTGCATCGCGCAGCTATCGCTATCTGGCGCGCCGGATCGGCAGTGCGCGCACCGTCCTGCTCAGCCCCCTGTGCAACACCGACGTCGCCAACGACACGCTGCTGCTGCTGGCGGCCATGTTGCAAGATGAGCGGGGCGGGCGCCTGCTGCTGATCGACGCGACGCTGGGCGGCGATGGTATCGGCAGCCTGCTCGGCGCGCATGGCAAGCCCGGCCTGTCGGACATCCGACCGCGCGATCCCTGGTCAGCGGTCGAAACGATGCGACTGCTGGCCCGACCGAACATGATCCTGCTGGGCGCGGGCCAGCATCCCGCCACCGGTCGGCCGGACCATCTCGCCGCGATGCTGCCGTTTCTGGCCGAACGGTTCGACCATATCCTGATCCAGCAGCGGGGCATCATGGCCGACAGCCGCAATCTGGCGCTGGCGGCGCGCGCCGAGCTTGTCTGGACGCTGGCGGAGGAAGGGCGCTCGCCCATGCCCCGCCTGGCCCAGGCGCGCGATGCATTTCGCGCCAACGGCCTGCCCGATGTCGGCCTGATCCTGACCGTGCCCATGCCGCGATCGGCCCATGGCGGCTGAGGTCGCCCGTCCTTCTGCGCTGCCCGGCGGACGCATCCTGCTGACGGCGGGCGCGGGCGGGGCGGCGGCGCTGGTCGTAGCCGCAGGCTTCGCCGCCGCGCGCGGCCCCGCGCTGGCGGCGGTCGGCATGATCGCGCTCGGCGGAGCGCTCTGGGCCAGCGGCAATCCCCAACTCGCCTGCCTGTGGGGCGTCGGCCTGACGGCACCCTTGGGCGTCGCCAAGCGATTCCACCCCATGCCGCATATGGGCGGGGCGGGCGCCTATAGCATCGAAGCGGTCGATCTGTTCCTGCTGGCGTTGTTCCTGTTCCAGTGGCGCGACCGGGCGCGGGGGAGGGCGCACTGCCCATGCCCACCGTGGCGCTGTGCTGGATGGCGATGATCCTGCTTGGCCTGATCGACGCCATCACCGGTCCCTATCGCCAACTGGCGCTGGTCGAAGCGGTGCAGATGACGAAGTCGCTGGCGCTGTTCCTGCTGCTGCTGGGCGAACTCACCCGCGTGCCCCGTTTCCTCCACCTCTTCGCATCGCTCGCCTGCGGTCTGCTGCTGCAGGCAGGCGTCGGCCTCCTGCAATATGCGAAAAAGGGCGATATCGGCCTGCAATTTCTGGGCGAGGCGACGATGACCACGCTCGAATATGCCAATCGCGCAACCTATATGGATGGCGGCGCGACCTTTCGCATCGGCGGCTTGCTGGGCCATCCCAACATCCTGGCCGGGTTCATCGCCATGCTGGCCCCCATGTTGTTGGCGATGCTGCTAACGCGCCTGCCGTTCCTTAAGAAACTGGCGATCAGTGCTGTGCTGGCGATCGCGCTGCTGGCGCTGTTGCTGACCTTGTCGCGATCGGGCTGGCTGGCCTTCGCGCTGGCCGTGCCGATCGTCATCGCCCTGATGCTGCGCGATCGACGCTCGCGGCGCAGGGCGCTGGTCGGCATCGCCCTGGCCTTGCCGGTCATTCTG
Encoded here:
- a CDS encoding O-antigen ligase family protein, translated to MPTVALCWMAMILLGLIDAITGPYRQLALVEAVQMTKSLALFLLLLGELTRVPRFLHLFASLACGLLLQAGVGLLQYAKKGDIGLQFLGEATMTTLEYANRATYMDGGATFRIGGLLGHPNILAGFIAMLAPMLLAMLLTRLPFLKKLAISAVLAIALLALLLTLSRSGWLAFALAVPIVIALMLRDRRSRRRALVGIALALPVILLGAMAAAPAILRRFAQSDPGATDFRWDWMGVAWAMVRDHPLLGVGLNSFVQHLPGRTIHGGVEGLNRSFGANWPVVHDIYLLIWAEQGTIGLAIFLLSLLILLRTAWRNARCCANPLLHALNVGALAGLCANLLDGFGSFFLRQMPGARLFWIIAAIIVATAVWQRRNSGMKPA
- a CDS encoding undecaprenyl-phosphate glucose phosphotransferase, with product MSISQWDADFRMNGRFQQFGALFVRLCRLIDTALILLCMALTAGPLSMRSAIIDALLCVAVLELTASFFHLSRSWRIVRLRHELADLTAHWTISFLGVMLLFAMLGDLPMARTASWAPAAALWYGGSLIAIILFRIGVRLALRVWRSVGHDQRSAAFIGATETARRLGDVFARQRWMGIRSMGVFDDRRPTNDRTVALPGHDFHGSVDRLYELARSGAVSRIYVTLPMAAEQRIKAILDRFGDTTASLYYCPPLFRLDLVGARWDDVYGQPVVSIVESPFEGYSRLIKRAEDMVLTLIALPLILPIALLAAIAIKIDTRGPVFFSQTRYGLDGRPFRIWKFRSMRVAQDEGFVQARRGDDRVTRVGAVLRRTSIDELPQFINVALGTMSVVGPRPHPVALDDAFRPIIRRYAVRHKIKPGITGLAQVSGWRGETDTHDKMEQRVVHDIDYLRRWSLWLDLQILARTVLVPFVQRNAF